The DNA region CGTCGCGCTGGCCGATCTTGGAGGCCGCGCCGAGGAAGTCCGTCAGCGCCAGCACGTACACCAGGGAGGTGTCCTGGAACAGGATGATGACCCGCGTCAGCAGCGCCGGCACCATGTTGCGCACGGCCTGCGGCAGCACGATGCTGAACATGGTCTGGCGCGGCGTCAGGCCCAGGGCGATGCCGGCGTGGAACTGGCCGCGCGCGATGGACTGGATGCCGGCGCGCATGATCTCGCAGAAATACGCGGCCTCGAACATCGAGAACGTGATCACCGCCGAGTTGAAGGCGCCGACCTGGATGGGCCGCGGCGCATGCAGGATCCAGGCGCCCAGGTAAGGCACCAGGAAGTAGAACCAGAAGATCACCAGCAGCAAGGGAATCGAGCG from Bordetella genomosp. 10 includes:
- a CDS encoding amino acid ABC transporter permease, whose product is MGNFDFGVIRDALPYLFGTGMTFTLTLTGLAGLAGLVIGTLLALMRLSPLKILSLPATIYVNTMRSIPLLLVIFWFYFLVPYLGAWILHAPRPIQVGAFNSAVITFSMFEAAYFCEIMRAGIQSIARGQFHAGIALGLTPRQTMFSIVLPQAVRNMVPALLTRVIILFQDTSLVYVLALTDFLGAASKIGQRDGRLVELYVFVAVVYILISFVASQSVKLLEKRIVPAR